TGCTCTTCGTTACGGATCTTATAGATTTCGCTGTTTTTGTCGTTGATGTTACCGAACACGATCGCATCAGCGCCACAAGCCTGCTGGCAAGCTGTTTTAGCAGCACCGTCTTTCATCGGATGGCCGGCTTTTTTTGCTTCCAGTTTAGCTTCCTGTAAACGTTGTACGCAGAAAGAGCATTTTTCCATCACACCACGGCTACGAACCACTACGTCAGGGTTCAGTACCATGCGGGTGAGGTTATCGTTCATATCTGCTACATCATACAGGTTGTTTTCAAAGCTGTCTGCACCGTTCCAGTCTCTCCAGTTGAGGCGACGAACTTTGTAAGGACAGTTGTTAGCGCAGTAACGGGTACCGATGCAACGGTTGTAAGCCATCTGGTTGATACCTTCAGAGCTGTGGTTGGTAGCACCTACCGGACAAACGTTTTCGCAAGGAGCGTTATCGCAGTGTTGGCACAGCATCGGCTGGAACACTACTTCCGGATTGTTTTCATCTCCGCTGAAGTAACGGTCGATGCGGATCCAGTGCATTTCGTGCCCTTTTCCTACTTCCTCTTTACCTACTACGGAAACGTTGTTTTCTGCCTGGCAGGCAATGGTACAAGCACCGCAACCGAAACAGGTGTTCAGGTCGATAGACATGCCCCATTTGATACCAGGGTATGGGTGAGTAGAATACAGGGTAGCGTCGCTGCGGAAGTCTTTACCGAACTTCTTCAGTTCTTCCCTGTCTTCGTTTACTTCTTTAGGATTGTGTTTGAACTCTTCGAGGGTCGTTTCCTTGATGATAGGACGGCCTTCGTAGCTGTTGTGCGTTTGTGTTAAAGCAACAGGGTATTTTTTACCGGTAGCTTCTACAGCGGCGTCAACTGCAAAGTAATCGAAAGTCTGACCGTTGAAGGTTACAAACGGATAGGCGTTCTGGCCGATTTCAGCGGCAGCGCGGCCTACGTTTTTACCACGGCCGTAACCTACCGCGATAGCGATCACTTCAGGGTGCATACCCGGGATGATCAGCATTGGCAGCACGATTTCTTTGCCGTTGGCTTTTATTTTCAGTTCTTTCTTTTCAACGTTGATTTCGTAATCGTCACCCAGCTCAGCGGAGAATGTTTTAGCGAGGGTGTTGGAGATACAAGCGTAGTTGTCCCAGGTAGCGCGGGAGATCGGGTCAGGCATTTCCTGCAACCATGGGTTGTTGGCTTGTCTACCGTTACCGATGGCTACTTTTTCGTACAGTACCAGTTCGTATTTGCCACCTTTTTTAGCGCTGCTGATTTTAGCTGCGGCGCCGGCGATGTCGCCAGCGAAGGAAGCGCCACCCAGAGCCGGAGCTGTGGCTGGTTCTACCACACCGTCCTGCAGGGCTTTGTCCCATGCTTCCTGGCTGCCCAGTTTGCTGATCCATTCAGCTTTCAGGTAGTCTGCCCAGGTAGTGGTGTTGCCGGTCCATGCCAACAGGGAGTCCTGTGCAGCACGGGTTTTGAAGAGCGGGGAGATGGTAGGTTGTGCGAAGCTGTAGTAGCCTGGTTTACCCTGAGCATCGTTCCAGTTTTCCAGGAAGTGGTGATCAGGAGCGGCATATTTACACAGTTCAGTTGTTTCGTCGAGGCGGTCGTTGAAGGAGATGGAAGTTTTCACTTTCTTCAGGCCTTCGCTGAATTTAGCGGCGTCGAAGTAGTCATAAGCGGGGTTAGCGCCGTATACTACTACAGCACCGATGCTGCCGGCGTTCATATCGCTCACCAGTTTAGCCATGTCTGCGTCGATACCCTGACGGTAACCGGAAGGGTTGGCCCAGTCGATGGTGGTACCGTTAGCGCCTACGATGTTGTTGATGGCGTTTACGATCAGCTGAACGTTCACGTCGTTGGAACCGCTTACTACCAGTGCTTTGCCAGCGCTGGCTTTCAGTTCGTTGGCAGCCTTCTTGATGCCTGCTTCCACTTTAGCGTCCAGTTTGGGAGCGCTAACGCTGCCACCTACGGCGGCCAGCAGGGCCAGTGCTACGGCACCGGCTTCAGAAGGTCTGTGTGTATATCTTTCGTCTGCGTTTGCACCGGTGAGGCTCATGTTGCTTTCAAACTGGAACAGTTTGGACATTTCCGGTTTTTTAGCGCTTACCTTACGGGTTTGGGCAAACTGACGGGCATATTCAACCGGGTTGAGCCAGGTACCGATGAAGTCGGCGCCAAGGCTAACGATGGTTTTAGCATTTTCGAAGTGGTAGGAAGGAATGGTCCTTTTACCGTAGGCAGCCTCGTTCGCGAGCAGCATACCGGAGTAAGACACCGGATCGTATACTACGTGGCGGGAGTTTGGATACTTGGCCAGGAAAGCGTCGATTACTTTCTTGGTAGTAGGGCTGAGGAGGGAAGTGCTTAACAAAACAACCGGCGCACCGCCCAGTCCGGCCAGTGCAGCGCCAACTTGTTTGTCCAGCTCTGTCCAGGTTGTTTCAGTACCGCCGATAGTCGGGAAACGCAGACGGGCCACGTCGTACAGGCTCAGTACAGCACCTTGTACCTTAGCGGAGGTAGAACCACCTGTAATGGAAGACAGGGTGTTACCTTCTATTTTGATAGGACGGCCTTCGCGGGTTTTCACCACAACAGGCACGTACTCGCCATCGATGGCGTAAGAAGAAGCATAATAATTGGCTACGCCCGGAGTGATCTCTTCCGGTTTGTTCACGTAAGGGATAGCCTTATGAACGGGAGTTTCGCAGCTGGCAGCGATAGTAGCGGCAGCCGTGGTAAAACCGAGGTATTTCAGAAAGTCCCTGCGGGGGGTAGTAGCATTCAACAGGCCTTCACTCTCAAACGGTAATTCTTCTCTGAATTCGTTCTTCACAATTTCCTGATGCGCTTCGGTATTGTGCAACTCCTCCAAGCCTTTCCAATACTTTTTTTGCTCCATGTTATATTAACGAGTTACGTTTATAAATTTTGATATCTTCTGAAACAGGTCATGATTTTCTGTAAGCAGAAAATCATGACGCGTTAAATCCTTTCTAGTAGTGACATTTTTGACATTCAGTACCACCTACCATTTCAACAGTCACACTATCGATCTTCTTATCTTTAATATCCTGATGAAGTTTCTCGAAGATGCTGTAGTAGTTGTTGTCAGCGAACTGCACTTTGGTAGTACGGTGGCAGTTGATACACCAGCCCATTGAGAGGTCGGCGAACTGATGTACTTCGTCCATTTCGGTGATGGCACCGTGGCAGGTCTGACACTGTTGTTTACCGGCCACTGTGTGTTGGGAGTGGTTGAAGTAAACGTGGTCAGGCAGGTTGTGGATCTTGGTCCATTCGATAGGGCGACCTGGTTTGGTATACTTACCTTTTTCAGCGTCCCAGCCTACGTAATCGTATAATTTCGCGATTTCCGCAGTACCGTCAACTTTTTTGCCTTCAGCAGTAAACAGCTCAGGGCCGGAGTACTCTTTAATGGCTTTGTGACAGTTCATACAGATGTTCTCGGAAGGAATCATAGCATGCTTGCTCTTCTCGGCACCGGCGTGGCAATACAGACAGTTGATCTGGTTGATGCCGGCGTGCACTTTGTGGCTGTAGAAGATCGGCTGCTCAGGCATGTAGTCTTTCTGACGACCCAGCCCGATAGCTCCCTGGATGGTGAAATAACCGCCTACCATGAAGAGCAGGAGAATACCCAGTGCGATGTAAGCCTTGTTTTTGTAGAAGGGGATTGGCTCCGGAGTAGGATGGCCTTCTTTATCACCAGCAAGTTTGTTCAGGTTGCTGTTGATCTGCATCAGGATCAGGGCTACTACAGCCAGGATCAGGGTGATGATACCAAAAAGAAGACTGTTGTCGCTGCCTTGCTCTTTAGCACCGGCACCGCTAGTAGCAGGACCTTCTTTAGGAGTACCTACAGGTTTCGCCTCTTCAACTTTGATGTACGCCAGGATGTCGTCAATATCTTCATTGCTTAATGAAGGGAAAGCCGTCATCGCGGTTTTGTTGTACTCATTAAAGAGGTCGTTGGCGTACTTGTCGCCAGACGCCAGTACGGAAGCGGAGTTGTGGATCCACTGGTGCAATAATTTCTTATCGGACCAGCGACCTTCTACACCCGCCAGTGCAGGACCTGTCAGCTTCTTATGGACATTGTGACATGAAGCGCAGTTTTGTTGGAAGATTTGCTTACCCTTGGCAGGATCCGCTGCTTTTACGGCAGAAAACGGAATTACTATACTAGCGCATAGAATAAGCACACTCACAAAATGCTTGCGCAAAAGAATGGAAACACGACGATACACAGCCTATATAGTTTAGATTTGACCTAAAGTTTCTTAAAAGTGCCAGCAAAAATAAGACACAATGTTGACAATTTACCAACAATTCTAAAAATTATTTGCCTTAAGAAATGCTTCATTTTTGCTCCCTGAACTGTAACTTTTCTGCTGAAATCCTTTATGCTGGCTAATTTAGGAGTTATGCCCTCCAGACCTTTCAAAACTTATTATTTTCATTGAAAGTTCAATCCCCTTTTGCTGACAGACCTATAAGTAGGAGGACAGGCGTTTTCAGCGGGATATAATATTATTATATGCTGATCAAAACTTCATAGCGGCTCCCTATATCCTTGCCACATAATATATTATATGATCTCTGCCGCCTTAATTTACGGTAAGTATCTTATTTTTACCCTTAATAACCTGCCACCGGACAAGAATGTTCAAATCTGTCTGTAAAATATTAGTCCCATGCGTAAACTCATTTGCTTAACAACCCTGTTTGCCGCCCTCATGGCCTGCAACAATCATCCAACCTCCAAAACCGCCACCGACAGCACCGCTGCCGGCCAACAGCCCGCCACTGCCGCCAAACCCCATATCACAGGCACCTACCAGGGTACGCTGCCCTGCGCCGACTGCCCGGGGATGGACTACCAGATCAGCCTCTTCGACGACCATACCTTTACCGAACTGGTATCCTACCAGGGAAGGGGACAGGGAATCGCCTTCACAGAGAAGGGTACCTGGCAGCAAATCAACGATTCTATCGTCAGCATCCGGAAAAAAACAGATAGCACCTCTTTCCTGGCATCCGACAGCAAACTCCTCGTACTCGATAAGCAAGGCAAACGCATTGAAGGCGCCCTCGCCAGCAACTACGTCCTTAAACCGGTAGAAGGCGGCGACCGCCGCGACCTGCTGGCGCAAAAAGCCGGCGCCGGCATCACCTTCACCGCCAACGGCAACGAACCTTTCTGGAGCCTCGACCTGGAAGCCCGGAAAATCCTGTTCCGCACCGCCTCCGGCGACAGCCTTGTGGCATCCCTCCCTGCGCCCAGGCCCAATACCGATACCCTGAAGGTATATACCACCCCGCAGCTGACACTTACCATCCGTAACACCATGTGCACGGACGACATGAGCGGGCTCATGCGCCCAAACAGCGTAGAGGTGAAGACAAAGGAACAAACTTATCATGGCTGCGGAGAGTTCCTGAAATAACTCCCGGTCAAAAAAACATCTGAAATAGTACCTTTGCGCGTAAAACAGTACTGTTGAAAAATATTGTCATTTTCGCATCGGGTGCAGGAAGCAACGCGCAAAAGATCATCGATCATTTCAGAAATTCGGATAAAGGCAGGGTGGCCCTGATTGTATGTAACAAACCCGGGGCAGGGGTGCTGGACATCGCCCAACGGGAAGGCATACCCGCCGTTTTAATTGACAAAGAGAAATTTTTCCATACGGACACATATGTACAGCTCCTGCAGGAGCAAGGTACGGACCTGATCGTGCTGGCCGGTTTCCTCTGGAAAGTGCCGGCCAACCTGGTACAGGCATTTCCTAACCGGATCATCAACATCCACCCGGCCCTGCTCCCCAAGTACGGAGGCAAAGGCATGTACGGACACTTTGTACATGAAGCGGTGGTGGCTGCCAGGGAAACGGAAAGCGGCATCACGATCCATTTCGTCAATGAAAA
The Chitinophaga varians genome window above contains:
- the purN gene encoding phosphoribosylglycinamide formyltransferase → MKNIVIFASGAGSNAQKIIDHFRNSDKGRVALIVCNKPGAGVLDIAQREGIPAVLIDKEKFFHTDTYVQLLQEQGTDLIVLAGFLWKVPANLVQAFPNRIINIHPALLPKYGGKGMYGHFVHEAVVAARETESGITIHFVNEKYDDGEPILQERCIVTPEDTPETVARKVQALEHQWFPVIVERILLK
- a CDS encoding c-type cytochrome, encoding MYRRVSILLRKHFVSVLILCASIVIPFSAVKAADPAKGKQIFQQNCASCHNVHKKLTGPALAGVEGRWSDKKLLHQWIHNSASVLASGDKYANDLFNEYNKTAMTAFPSLSNEDIDDILAYIKVEEAKPVGTPKEGPATSGAGAKEQGSDNSLLFGIITLILAVVALILMQINSNLNKLAGDKEGHPTPEPIPFYKNKAYIALGILLLFMVGGYFTIQGAIGLGRQKDYMPEQPIFYSHKVHAGINQINCLYCHAGAEKSKHAMIPSENICMNCHKAIKEYSGPELFTAEGKKVDGTAEIAKLYDYVGWDAEKGKYTKPGRPIEWTKIHNLPDHVYFNHSQHTVAGKQQCQTCHGAITEMDEVHQFADLSMGWCINCHRTTKVQFADNNYYSIFEKLHQDIKDKKIDSVTVEMVGGTECQKCHY
- a CDS encoding copper resistance protein NlpE N-terminal domain-containing protein, with the protein product MRKLICLTTLFAALMACNNHPTSKTATDSTAAGQQPATAAKPHITGTYQGTLPCADCPGMDYQISLFDDHTFTELVSYQGRGQGIAFTEKGTWQQINDSIVSIRKKTDSTSFLASDSKLLVLDKQGKRIEGALASNYVLKPVEGGDRRDLLAQKAGAGITFTANGNEPFWSLDLEARKILFRTASGDSLVASLPAPRPNTDTLKVYTTPQLTLTIRNTMCTDDMSGLMRPNSVEVKTKEQTYHGCGEFLK
- a CDS encoding TAT-variant-translocated molybdopterin oxidoreductase — its product is MEQKKYWKGLEELHNTEAHQEIVKNEFREELPFESEGLLNATTPRRDFLKYLGFTTAAATIAASCETPVHKAIPYVNKPEEITPGVANYYASSYAIDGEYVPVVVKTREGRPIKIEGNTLSSITGGSTSAKVQGAVLSLYDVARLRFPTIGGTETTWTELDKQVGAALAGLGGAPVVLLSTSLLSPTTKKVIDAFLAKYPNSRHVVYDPVSYSGMLLANEAAYGKRTIPSYHFENAKTIVSLGADFIGTWLNPVEYARQFAQTRKVSAKKPEMSKLFQFESNMSLTGANADERYTHRPSEAGAVALALLAAVGGSVSAPKLDAKVEAGIKKAANELKASAGKALVVSGSNDVNVQLIVNAINNIVGANGTTIDWANPSGYRQGIDADMAKLVSDMNAGSIGAVVVYGANPAYDYFDAAKFSEGLKKVKTSISFNDRLDETTELCKYAAPDHHFLENWNDAQGKPGYYSFAQPTISPLFKTRAAQDSLLAWTGNTTTWADYLKAEWISKLGSQEAWDKALQDGVVEPATAPALGGASFAGDIAGAAAKISSAKKGGKYELVLYEKVAIGNGRQANNPWLQEMPDPISRATWDNYACISNTLAKTFSAELGDDYEINVEKKELKIKANGKEIVLPMLIIPGMHPEVIAIAVGYGRGKNVGRAAAEIGQNAYPFVTFNGQTFDYFAVDAAVEATGKKYPVALTQTHNSYEGRPIIKETTLEEFKHNPKEVNEDREELKKFGKDFRSDATLYSTHPYPGIKWGMSIDLNTCFGCGACTIACQAENNVSVVGKEEVGKGHEMHWIRIDRYFSGDENNPEVVFQPMLCQHCDNAPCENVCPVGATNHSSEGINQMAYNRCIGTRYCANNCPYKVRRLNWRDWNGADSFENNLYDVADMNDNLTRMVLNPDVVVRSRGVMEKCSFCVQRLQEAKLEAKKAGHPMKDGAAKTACQQACGADAIVFGNINDKNSEIYKIRNEEQTERMYYVLEETHVLPSINYLAKIRNKDAAPKAEKESAHKEEAHHA